A single Bifidobacterium asteroides DNA region contains:
- a CDS encoding deoxyguanosinetriphosphate triphosphohydrolase has product MGTDEEGGSRLLAEGYSAQDQERWAPEPPKTSSRTAFERDRARLVHSSALRRLGAKTQILVAGTDDFARTRLTHTLEVAQIGRQIGTMLGCDPDVVDCACLAHDLGHPPFGHNGERALSSLASDIGGFEGNAQTLRLLTRLEPKVFHPDGRSAGVNLTRAALDAAVKYPWTLAEASAHPKGERTAKFCVYPDDQEVFHWLKQGAPQASTPMECQVMDLADDIAYSVHDVEDAIVVGSFVPERLAEPRIIDGVVRAARSWYGDRWDADQLVRALETVRGMLPLGFDGSRRALATLKNTTSYLIGRFADSVEAATRSRHGQGPLTRYSGGLVIPPRTSYEIVALKGIAVYFVMAPREKEPFHAEQLKIVTDLVEVMMADSPAPSDALEDVFLEDWRQAGSDGERLRVAIDQVASLTDGSALALHSLVCP; this is encoded by the coding sequence ATGGGCACTGACGAGGAGGGCGGATCCCGCCTGCTGGCCGAGGGCTACTCCGCCCAGGATCAGGAACGGTGGGCGCCAGAGCCTCCAAAGACCAGCAGCAGGACCGCCTTTGAACGTGATAGGGCGCGTCTTGTCCATTCTTCAGCCTTGCGTCGGTTGGGGGCCAAGACGCAGATCCTGGTCGCCGGCACCGACGACTTTGCACGTACGCGGCTGACCCACACCTTGGAGGTGGCCCAGATTGGTCGGCAGATCGGGACCATGCTGGGCTGCGACCCCGACGTGGTGGATTGTGCCTGCTTGGCCCATGACCTGGGCCATCCGCCCTTCGGCCACAACGGCGAACGCGCCCTGTCTTCGCTGGCCTCCGACATAGGGGGATTCGAGGGTAATGCACAGACCCTTCGATTGCTGACCAGGCTGGAGCCCAAGGTCTTCCATCCGGACGGACGCTCGGCAGGGGTCAACCTGACCAGGGCTGCCTTGGATGCTGCGGTCAAATATCCCTGGACCCTGGCCGAGGCCTCGGCTCATCCCAAGGGGGAGAGGACGGCCAAGTTCTGCGTCTACCCTGACGACCAAGAGGTCTTTCATTGGCTTAAGCAGGGGGCGCCGCAGGCCAGCACTCCTATGGAGTGCCAGGTCATGGATTTGGCTGATGACATCGCCTACAGCGTCCATGACGTGGAGGATGCCATCGTGGTCGGTTCCTTCGTGCCTGAGCGACTGGCTGAGCCCAGGATCATCGATGGCGTGGTCCGGGCTGCCCGATCCTGGTATGGCGACCGATGGGATGCTGACCAGCTGGTACGAGCTTTGGAAACCGTCCGTGGCATGTTGCCGTTGGGCTTCGACGGTTCACGTCGGGCCCTGGCTACGTTGAAGAACACCACCAGCTATCTGATTGGGCGCTTTGCCGACTCCGTGGAAGCGGCCACCCGAAGCCGCCATGGCCAAGGCCCGTTGACCAGGTACTCGGGGGGGCTGGTCATTCCTCCCCGGACCTCCTATGAGATTGTGGCCTTGAAGGGGATTGCTGTCTACTTCGTCATGGCTCCCCGTGAGAAGGAGCCCTTCCATGCAGAGCAGCTGAAAATCGTGACCGACCTGGTTGAGGTGATGATGGCCGACTCGCCAGCACCTTCGGATGCTCTGGAGGATGTCTTCCTGGAGGATTGGCGTCAGGCGGGTTCAGACGGGGAGCGCCTGAGGGTGGCCATCGACCAGGTGGCCTCTCTGACCGACGGCTCGGCATTGGCCCTGCATTCCCTGGTCTGCCCCTAG
- a CDS encoding TRM11 family SAM-dependent methyltransferase: protein MKAEIKWQPEHFELERTSVWDFPNRGKWAGHNGSYPGNWSPYVPRNVILRYSKESDVVLDQFVGGGTTMVEAALLNRRGIGLDINTKALHVAQCHISSVPHAERIQLFQADARNLACISDESIDLICTHPPYANVIKYGGDDRDLSGMTLQTFLKSMTTVARESLRVLKPGRMIALMMGDMRRAGRYIALADAVMHRFVDEGFRLENIVIKIQHNMRGTRLHWSAERQLPFLLLEHEYLFIFSKTLG from the coding sequence ATGAAAGCAGAGATAAAATGGCAGCCTGAGCATTTCGAACTTGAACGCACCAGTGTATGGGACTTTCCTAACAGGGGAAAGTGGGCTGGTCATAACGGTAGCTATCCGGGCAATTGGTCCCCCTATGTGCCCCGCAATGTGATTCTTCGTTATTCTAAGGAATCCGATGTTGTTCTCGACCAATTTGTAGGAGGGGGCACAACAATGGTTGAGGCCGCCCTTCTTAACAGACGTGGAATTGGGTTGGATATTAATACCAAGGCTTTGCATGTCGCACAGTGTCATATATCGTCTGTGCCACATGCTGAAAGGATTCAGCTTTTTCAAGCTGATGCCAGGAATCTTGCTTGCATCAGCGATGAATCGATTGATCTGATATGTACGCATCCACCCTATGCGAATGTGATTAAGTATGGCGGTGATGACCGTGATCTGTCTGGCATGACGCTGCAGACGTTCCTAAAGTCGATGACTACGGTAGCTCGTGAAAGTCTTCGTGTGCTCAAGCCGGGAAGAATGATCGCCTTGATGATGGGCGATATGCGTCGGGCTGGGCGGTACATCGCTCTGGCTGACGCTGTTATGCACAGATTCGTGGACGAAGGATTTCGATTAGAAAATATAGTAATCAAAATTCAGCATAATATGCGGGGAACCAGACTCCATTGGTCTGCCGAACGCCAGTTGCCCTTCTTGCTCCTAGAACATGAATATTTGTTTATTTTCAGTAAGACCCTAGGCTGA
- a CDS encoding Ohr family peroxiredoxin → MTTYTGNEPSNISYTAVADITGGREGHADSHEPDLSLDLDTPKAMGGKGQGTNPEQLFAIGWGACFQGAMGLAGKELRVPATKLAQSKVRTHISLGDQGESFGIKALIEVCLPGVDRDLATRLVERTQELCPYSKATAGNVPTEVVVVDNLD, encoded by the coding sequence ATGACTACATATACAGGAAATGAACCCAGCAATATCTCATACACAGCCGTAGCTGACATCACCGGAGGCCGCGAGGGCCATGCGGATAGCCACGAGCCCGATCTCTCCCTGGACCTGGATACACCCAAGGCCATGGGGGGCAAGGGCCAGGGCACCAACCCCGAGCAGCTCTTCGCCATCGGTTGGGGAGCCTGCTTCCAGGGAGCCATGGGACTGGCCGGCAAGGAGTTGCGTGTGCCAGCCACCAAGTTGGCCCAGAGCAAGGTGCGCACTCATATCTCCCTTGGCGACCAGGGCGAGTCCTTCGGCATCAAGGCTCTAATTGAGGTCTGCCTGCCCGGCGTCGATCGTGATCTGGCCACCCGCCTGGTGGAACGCACCCAGGAGCTCTGCCCCTATTCCAAGGCAACGGCGGGCAATGTGCCCACTGAAGTGGTGGTCGTGGACAATCTGGACTGA
- the dnaG gene encoding DNA primase, which translates to MSGMIEKEDIEKVRAKADLYEIVSESVTLKPSGSGTYMGLCPFHDEKSPSFSVRPSMGVWHCFGCGLGGDVFTYVEQEENVEFGDAVEILADKYQIELHYENSRQDKRRGSKRSRLLEANEEAQRFFVSQIMSKEALAARKLLAGRTFSQADSAHFGCGYAPRGWDNLVRHLATKGFTQQEMLDAGLARQGQRGVYDYFRGRVTWPIRDSTGRTLGFGARKLYEDDGINAKYINTPDTQLYRKNQVLYGIDLAKDAIVKKRQVVIVEGYTDVMACHLAGVDTAVATCGTAFGEDHAKIVRRLISDDALGAIQLIGPVQGSRVVFTFDGDAAGQKAALHAFGLDGSFLTQTFVAVARENLDPCDLRIRYGDEAVRSLVEHARPLYDFVIDTAVAMFDTQYTTGQMGAVKAVAPILAQIRDRSLVGAYTRKTARKIGVDLDLLRQEVNRARRKLHVKDQDAYAVRTPHRGAGESEGRAGQGSDDAMRRRRIQREDALRQGYHHIDDAVFICEQQFMGVLIQIPRAVGSNAFAQLSPDSFEVPIFRSLYRAVQAAGGLPDRKTPQGLWMHNLTKAGGPMLESAINELAVMPLPLNLDKQEDKQRGSGPGSKKGDKGDDQSTGSEGADVQLKQPSPEERQYASELLARLLDATYMRLIASVKHQMNQLPDGQEKFDLLGQLTQYETQRNELRNQVFGNAE; encoded by the coding sequence ATGTCCGGAATGATCGAGAAGGAAGACATCGAGAAGGTCAGAGCCAAGGCCGATCTGTATGAGATCGTCTCTGAAAGCGTGACTCTGAAGCCTTCAGGTTCCGGCACTTACATGGGCTTGTGCCCCTTCCACGATGAGAAGTCCCCGTCCTTTTCGGTACGTCCGTCCATGGGGGTCTGGCACTGCTTCGGCTGCGGCCTGGGCGGCGATGTCTTCACCTATGTCGAGCAGGAGGAGAACGTCGAGTTCGGTGATGCCGTCGAGATTCTGGCAGACAAGTACCAGATTGAGCTGCATTACGAAAACTCCCGCCAGGACAAGCGCCGGGGGTCCAAACGTTCCCGGTTGCTGGAGGCCAACGAGGAGGCCCAGCGTTTCTTCGTCTCGCAGATCATGAGCAAGGAGGCGCTGGCAGCGCGCAAGCTCTTGGCGGGCAGAACCTTCTCTCAGGCTGACAGTGCGCATTTCGGCTGCGGATACGCCCCACGCGGATGGGACAATCTGGTTCGCCACCTGGCTACCAAGGGTTTCACACAGCAGGAGATGCTGGATGCCGGTCTGGCCAGGCAGGGGCAACGGGGGGTCTATGACTACTTCCGGGGCAGGGTCACCTGGCCTATCAGGGATTCCACGGGCCGTACCCTCGGCTTTGGCGCTCGCAAGCTCTACGAGGACGACGGCATCAACGCCAAGTACATCAACACGCCGGACACCCAGCTCTACCGCAAGAACCAGGTGCTTTACGGCATCGACCTGGCCAAAGACGCCATCGTCAAAAAGCGACAGGTGGTGATCGTGGAGGGCTATACCGACGTCATGGCCTGCCACCTTGCCGGTGTCGATACGGCTGTAGCAACCTGCGGCACTGCATTCGGCGAGGATCATGCCAAGATCGTCCGCCGGCTCATCTCCGACGACGCCCTCGGCGCCATCCAGCTGATCGGGCCGGTCCAGGGTTCCCGGGTGGTTTTCACCTTCGACGGTGATGCCGCCGGGCAGAAGGCCGCCCTGCATGCCTTCGGCCTTGACGGGAGCTTTCTGACGCAGACCTTCGTGGCAGTGGCTCGGGAGAATCTGGATCCATGTGATCTGCGCATCCGCTATGGCGATGAGGCCGTGCGTTCCCTGGTCGAGCATGCCCGGCCGCTATACGACTTCGTCATCGACACCGCCGTGGCCATGTTCGATACCCAGTACACCACCGGGCAGATGGGGGCGGTCAAGGCCGTAGCACCAATCCTGGCCCAGATCAGAGATCGCTCCCTGGTGGGGGCCTACACTCGCAAGACTGCCAGAAAAATCGGCGTGGATCTGGATCTGCTGCGCCAGGAGGTCAACAGGGCCCGTCGCAAGCTGCATGTGAAGGACCAGGATGCCTATGCGGTCCGAACTCCTCACCGCGGTGCGGGTGAATCAGAGGGTCGTGCGGGCCAGGGCAGTGACGATGCCATGCGACGCCGAAGAATACAGCGTGAGGATGCCCTTCGACAGGGCTACCACCACATCGATGATGCCGTCTTCATCTGCGAGCAGCAGTTCATGGGCGTGCTTATCCAAATTCCCAGAGCGGTCGGATCGAATGCCTTCGCCCAGCTGAGTCCGGACAGTTTCGAGGTTCCGATTTTCCGCTCCCTCTATCGGGCGGTGCAGGCCGCCGGAGGGCTGCCTGACAGGAAGACGCCCCAAGGACTGTGGATGCATAATCTGACCAAGGCTGGCGGGCCCATGCTGGAGTCGGCCATTAACGAGCTGGCCGTCATGCCCCTGCCGCTGAATTTGGATAAGCAGGAGGATAAGCAGAGGGGCTCAGGACCCGGCTCCAAGAAAGGCGACAAGGGGGACGATCAGAGCACAGGCTCCGAGGGCGCGGATGTTCAGCTGAAGCAGCCTAGCCCAGAGGAGCGTCAGTATGCCTCAGAGCTGCTGGCAAGGCTGCTGGATGCCACCTACATGCGGCTGATTGCCTCGGTCAAGCACCAGATGAATCAGTTGCCTGACGGCCAGGAGAAGTTCGACCTTCTCGGCCAGCTCACTCAATACGAGACCCAGCGCAACGAATTGCGCAACCAGGTCTTCGGCAACGCCGAGTGA
- a CDS encoding DNA adenine methylase: MSKNRSLRPILKWVGGKRQLLGSIRPLIPQEFDTYYEPFVGGGAVLFDLQPQKAVINDSNPELINVYMCIKKHPAELVKQLEKHAAKNSSEYFYKIRSQDREPGYAQRPAPERAARIIYLNKTCYNGLYRVNSAGQFNTPYGRYAHPNIVNKELIEAMSDYLQGQIKILNGDYQTALADADEHSFVYLDPPYMPISSSASFTGYTEGGFGYKEQERLKETCDDLRKRKVHFLESNSDSDKIRKLYSEYDITTVEAKRSVNSKANKRGAIKEVLIHD; the protein is encoded by the coding sequence ATGAGTAAGAACCGTTCACTGCGTCCAATTCTCAAATGGGTAGGCGGCAAACGTCAGCTGCTCGGTTCTATACGCCCATTAATTCCACAAGAGTTTGACACATATTATGAGCCGTTCGTCGGCGGAGGCGCTGTACTATTCGACCTGCAGCCCCAAAAGGCCGTTATTAATGATTCCAATCCCGAGTTGATCAACGTATACATGTGCATAAAGAAGCATCCTGCTGAACTCGTGAAGCAATTGGAAAAGCACGCCGCTAAGAACAGCTCTGAATATTTCTACAAGATACGCTCGCAGGATCGGGAACCCGGGTATGCTCAACGTCCTGCGCCAGAACGTGCAGCACGTATTATTTACCTCAACAAGACCTGCTACAACGGCCTCTACCGCGTCAACTCGGCTGGGCAGTTCAACACACCCTATGGACGGTATGCTCATCCCAATATCGTCAACAAGGAACTTATCGAAGCCATGAGCGACTACTTGCAAGGCCAAATTAAAATTCTCAACGGTGATTATCAGACTGCCTTGGCTGATGCTGATGAGCACTCTTTCGTCTACTTGGATCCCCCGTACATGCCCATCTCTTCATCGGCATCTTTCACCGGATACACCGAGGGAGGATTCGGCTACAAGGAACAAGAAAGGCTCAAAGAGACTTGCGACGATCTCAGAAAACGAAAAGTTCATTTTCTTGAGTCCAATAGCGACAGCGATAAAATCCGAAAACTCTATTCGGAATATGACATTACAACCGTAGAAGCCAAACGCAGTGTGAATTCCAAAGCCAATAAACGCGGAGCTATCAAGGAAGTGCTCATACATGATTGA
- a CDS encoding type II restriction enzyme — translation MIDTVNKDARDHTLASTAWKAIIQDYDIMDEISRKGYYRISAKTIKKYREPRLMAKWDSNENLPAALRDRHLNILPVSRSEYLLSNVDLYEPLPEFITTEPGNLHHIKQLDLESLDCGNITSESNAINAMVATGTLDRFLGNDDRTVETFNGRMGTDAFSFDINRYSGGSLTVHVDRAQMEIDGGFENHKNVIIIEAKNVLNPDFHIRQLYYPYRVWLQRVNKPIRLIFCQYYNMMYRLIEYRFTDPMNYSSIERVSSAYYTFQDISVTMRDIIKLWKSITPVPDVPNSDIPFPQADKMDRIISLMEHMQDNEPMTTADITDYMGLDVRQSNYYASAGRYLDLFERQSHGSTECTLTSEARRILSLDYKKRQLALVSKILSHQVFHDFFSRLFIDKISPVRLRSEATTYLEQRNICNHTTSGRRASTVLGWLKWIGTLPEFTENQ, via the coding sequence ATGATTGATACCGTTAACAAGGATGCCCGGGATCACACCCTCGCCAGCACCGCTTGGAAGGCAATTATCCAGGATTATGACATCATGGATGAAATTAGCCGAAAAGGCTACTACCGCATTAGTGCTAAAACAATCAAAAAATATCGTGAGCCCCGCTTGATGGCTAAGTGGGACTCCAACGAGAATCTACCCGCAGCACTCAGAGATCGACATCTAAACATCTTGCCAGTATCACGCTCCGAGTATCTGCTCTCCAACGTAGATCTGTACGAGCCCTTGCCGGAATTCATCACCACAGAACCAGGAAACCTACATCATATAAAGCAACTTGATTTGGAGTCCTTGGACTGCGGAAACATCACCTCCGAATCCAACGCTATTAACGCCATGGTGGCGACAGGCACCCTCGACCGCTTTTTAGGTAATGATGATCGGACTGTAGAAACCTTCAATGGCCGCATGGGTACCGATGCTTTCAGTTTTGACATCAATAGATATTCAGGTGGTTCTTTAACCGTGCATGTGGATCGTGCACAGATGGAAATAGACGGTGGATTCGAAAATCACAAAAACGTAATTATCATCGAAGCCAAAAACGTCCTGAACCCAGACTTTCACATCCGGCAGCTGTACTACCCCTATCGGGTTTGGTTGCAGCGCGTCAACAAGCCCATACGATTGATTTTTTGTCAGTATTACAACATGATGTATCGGCTTATTGAATATCGATTTACCGATCCGATGAACTACTCCTCTATAGAGCGGGTAAGCAGCGCCTATTACACCTTCCAGGACATTTCCGTCACTATGCGCGACATCATCAAGTTGTGGAAATCAATCACTCCTGTGCCAGACGTTCCAAATTCCGACATCCCCTTCCCGCAGGCAGACAAGATGGATAGAATCATCTCGCTCATGGAGCATATGCAGGACAATGAACCCATGACCACGGCAGATATTACCGATTATATGGGCCTGGACGTTCGCCAGAGCAATTATTATGCCAGCGCCGGGCGCTATCTGGACCTGTTTGAGCGCCAAAGTCACGGTTCCACGGAATGCACGCTGACCTCGGAGGCCAGACGAATCCTATCGCTCGACTATAAGAAAAGGCAGCTGGCACTTGTCTCCAAGATCCTATCGCATCAGGTCTTCCACGATTTTTTCAGCCGTCTTTTCATTGACAAGATCAGTCCAGTTCGACTGCGGTCAGAGGCAACCACCTATCTTGAGCAACGAAACATATGCAACCACACGACCAGCGGGCGCAGAGCTTCAACGGTCCTGGGCTGGCTAAAGTGGATTGGAACGCTTCCAGAATTCACAGAGAACCAGTAA
- a CDS encoding HAD family hydrolase has translation MNKEHQKRASRAGSADKARSVEGRRPLAVFWDMDGTLIDSEPYWHQAEVDLARKHGGDWNTDMGWQVSGKPLPKVARVMRERGLDLPENQIPDLLIDGVIAMEERHMPWIEGVRDVLADLVEAGIPSILVTTSPRRMAQAVVAKAPDGAFADYVCGDDGLAQKPDPAPYLHAAGLLGITSPDQMVSCLAFEDTLTGITSAVASGATTVAYTGTNPVDTSSGPQFASMNSYAGVTLDDLSSLVTRRLKD, from the coding sequence ATGAACAAGGAGCATCAAAAGAGAGCAAGTCGTGCCGGTTCGGCTGACAAAGCCCGTTCTGTTGAAGGTCGTCGACCGCTTGCTGTCTTCTGGGATATGGACGGAACCCTGATCGACTCAGAGCCTTACTGGCATCAGGCGGAGGTAGATCTAGCGCGCAAGCATGGGGGAGACTGGAATACTGACATGGGTTGGCAGGTTTCGGGCAAACCCCTGCCCAAAGTAGCAAGGGTGATGCGCGAGCGGGGTCTTGACCTTCCAGAGAATCAGATTCCGGATCTGCTGATTGACGGGGTGATTGCCATGGAGGAGCGTCACATGCCATGGATTGAAGGAGTCCGTGACGTCTTGGCAGACCTAGTTGAGGCTGGCATCCCCTCCATTCTGGTCACTACTTCGCCACGCCGAATGGCTCAGGCTGTGGTCGCCAAGGCTCCTGACGGGGCTTTTGCCGACTATGTGTGTGGGGATGACGGACTGGCGCAAAAGCCTGATCCCGCTCCTTATCTGCATGCGGCGGGTCTGCTGGGCATCACAAGTCCTGATCAAATGGTCTCTTGCTTGGCTTTCGAAGACACCCTGACTGGCATCACTTCTGCTGTGGCATCGGGAGCCACCACTGTAGCCTATACCGGCACCAACCCGGTCGACACCTCTTCGGGTCCCCAGTTCGCTTCCATGAATAGCTATGCTGGAGTCACCTTGGATGATCTTTCCTCTTTGGTAACTCGCAGGCTTAAAGACTAA
- a CDS encoding helix-turn-helix domain-containing protein: MAHSQVPSGWAEYAVVLGLNIQRRRTALHYSQEFVAYNANLSRFAYQQLEHGQSRPGSPANPSLINIMAVAQVLNVSLDELLPAPWPDLHAK; this comes from the coding sequence GTGGCACATTCTCAAGTACCGAGCGGATGGGCGGAATACGCCGTGGTATTAGGCTTGAACATACAACGCCGAAGAACGGCTTTACATTACAGCCAAGAGTTCGTCGCCTATAATGCCAACCTTTCTCGGTTTGCATATCAACAGTTGGAGCATGGCCAGTCACGGCCTGGGAGTCCAGCCAATCCCAGTTTGATCAACATAATGGCAGTTGCTCAAGTACTTAATGTGAGCCTGGATGAGTTACTGCCTGCTCCATGGCCAGATCTTCATGCTAAGTAG
- a CDS encoding alpha/beta hydrolase, whose translation MRKTNIIHNPAIGLVISLILCLACGLMSNLAQTDGGHVTKETLQIESPSGHRLSMDMLQPKSASPKHPAPAIVFAHGGNTNKEKSDDFQIEWARRGFVVVSFDLYGHGESEILNDQEWLVNGRGLYDTVEYLTSLPFVDADRIGVSGHSRGGNTIHESILIDNKRQHPLIKTVLYVSRDPVYKDNETAAFGYVPGKTNVVEAAKKNTNGKYFNYYRERTVGVLAGKYDDYSFKEKDTSTGKIKPNPQYLKSNNARSFLNFGITPTDHTPAGISGRWYRKQINGHQASHVIYMENGTHGTVLFLSQPCTDAVQFMVRAFNMKTDLADSNHIYPVKMVGGLLGLIGLMLFMVYGTLCLVRTSLFKKAGSEEPARMRQADAYKGGSVWLWVCLLSATAFSVASALTLFGLKVDKHIGNYFRQGMPLFYGVWGCLNAIFMIALTILWYRLYARKRGTKVSDLDLPIGGGRLWQTITLALTVSLLAILLIFTCKFLFNSDFRFWYWAARPFTADKIPEMLKLLPFFLVAYGTTSVFINSLNYSTSFGRNSTANIGLLAFFNMLPALLIAVVGYGYFFVTGVNGLFGNNTQIPDWMLTPLVPLAVMPLVTRAIYRHTRNPYLGGIITAIIVTVMTCINSQISFPA comes from the coding sequence ATGAGAAAAACCAACATTATTCATAATCCGGCCATCGGTCTGGTCATTTCCCTAATTCTCTGTCTGGCGTGTGGACTTATGTCCAATCTGGCTCAAACCGATGGGGGACACGTTACCAAGGAGACGCTACAGATTGAATCGCCCTCAGGCCACCGATTGAGCATGGATATGCTCCAGCCAAAATCGGCTTCTCCTAAGCACCCGGCACCTGCCATTGTCTTTGCTCACGGAGGCAACACCAACAAGGAGAAAAGCGACGATTTCCAGATTGAGTGGGCTCGCAGAGGTTTCGTCGTGGTATCTTTCGACCTTTATGGCCATGGCGAGTCCGAAATTCTCAATGACCAGGAATGGCTTGTGAACGGACGCGGATTGTATGACACGGTGGAATACCTCACCTCTCTCCCCTTTGTCGATGCTGATCGGATAGGGGTTTCAGGGCATTCAAGAGGCGGGAACACCATCCATGAATCCATCCTGATCGACAACAAGCGCCAGCATCCACTGATCAAGACCGTGCTCTATGTCAGCCGAGACCCTGTCTATAAGGACAATGAGACGGCCGCCTTCGGGTATGTTCCCGGCAAGACGAACGTCGTCGAAGCAGCCAAGAAGAACACCAACGGTAAGTATTTCAACTACTATCGCGAGCGCACGGTAGGAGTACTCGCCGGCAAATACGACGACTACTCTTTCAAGGAAAAAGATACGTCGACTGGCAAAATTAAGCCCAACCCGCAGTACCTCAAATCAAATAACGCACGGTCCTTCCTCAACTTCGGCATCACGCCCACTGACCATACACCTGCAGGGATCAGCGGCCGGTGGTACCGCAAGCAGATCAATGGCCATCAAGCCTCACACGTCATTTATATGGAGAACGGGACGCACGGAACAGTGCTCTTCCTATCCCAGCCATGCACCGATGCTGTTCAATTCATGGTTAGGGCTTTCAACATGAAAACCGACCTCGCCGACAGCAATCATATCTATCCTGTCAAAATGGTCGGAGGGCTTCTTGGACTGATCGGCCTCATGCTCTTCATGGTCTATGGAACACTCTGTCTAGTCAGAACCAGCCTCTTCAAAAAGGCCGGCTCAGAGGAACCGGCACGCATGCGTCAAGCTGATGCCTATAAGGGAGGTTCAGTATGGCTTTGGGTCTGCCTACTGTCGGCCACCGCCTTCTCAGTTGCCAGCGCCTTGACGTTGTTCGGACTGAAAGTCGACAAGCATATCGGCAACTACTTTCGGCAAGGTATGCCCTTGTTCTACGGTGTGTGGGGCTGCCTGAATGCCATATTCATGATCGCGTTGACAATTCTGTGGTACCGCTTGTATGCGCGAAAGAGGGGGACTAAAGTCTCGGATCTTGATCTGCCCATCGGTGGAGGAAGACTTTGGCAGACAATAACGCTTGCACTGACAGTCAGTCTTCTGGCTATATTGCTGATCTTCACATGCAAGTTCCTCTTCAACTCCGATTTCCGGTTCTGGTACTGGGCCGCCAGACCATTTACCGCCGACAAGATTCCTGAGATGCTCAAGCTACTGCCCTTCTTCCTTGTAGCCTATGGAACCACATCGGTCTTCATCAATAGCCTGAATTACTCCACCTCGTTCGGGAGGAACTCAACAGCCAACATAGGTCTGCTGGCATTCTTCAACATGCTGCCGGCTCTGCTTATAGCAGTGGTTGGATACGGGTATTTCTTCGTCACTGGAGTCAACGGCCTGTTCGGTAACAACACACAGATACCAGACTGGATGCTGACACCCTTGGTCCCGCTGGCTGTCATGCCTCTGGTGACCCGGGCGATCTACCGTCACACCAGAAATCCCTACCTGGGTGGCATCATTACCGCGATCATTGTTACTGTGATGACCTGCATCAACTCACAGATATCCTTCCCCGCCTAA